One window from the genome of Pararhizobium gei encodes:
- a CDS encoding AbiV family abortive infection protein, with protein MTVGIRDANILYDAGSYATAGALASVSIEEAGKACLILWKDKGLIERDISKDITNHGSKHRVFAGLKEAKSFVPF; from the coding sequence GTGACGGTTGGTATAAGAGATGCTAATATCCTATACGACGCGGGGTCCTACGCCACTGCGGGCGCATTGGCATCCGTTTCAATCGAGGAAGCTGGCAAGGCCTGCTTGATCCTTTGGAAGGATAAGGGTCTTATCGAGCGCGACATCTCAAAGGACATTACCAATCACGGCTCCAAGCATCGGGTCTTTGCCGGGCTCAAGGAGGCAAAATCATTCGTCCCTTTTTAG
- a CDS encoding IS630 family transposase (programmed frameshift), with protein sequence MGSAISLRSDFDGARLRLLARQTRDADQARRLLALASIYDGGSRADAARLGSVTVQIVRDWVVRFNERGPAGLINGKAPGKPSLLNDEQRTALAQAIERGPTPYLDGVVRWRLCDLAQWIWEEFRISVSEETLGREVRAMGYRKLSARPRHHAQDAEAAEAFKKNFPAAVAEIAAGPAKGKVIEIWFQDEARIGQKNKITRRWAKRGSRPSAPHDQRTRSAYIFGAICPKHGKAAALVMPWCDTHAMNQHLIEISRNVAVHAHAVLIMDQAGWHMSNNLVVPENITILPLPPKSPELNPVENIWQFMRDNWLSNRVFKSYEDIVDHCCYAWRTLQQRPWKIMSIGRRKWAQGF encoded by the exons ATGGGTTCAGCGATTTCTTTGCGATCGGACTTCGACGGAGCCAGGTTGCGGCTTCTGGCTCGGCAGACACGCGATGCCGATCAGGCACGGCGGCTTCTGGCACTTGCATCGATCTATGATGGCGGCTCACGCGCCGATGCCGCCCGGCTTGGCAGTGTGACGGTTCAGATCGTGCGCGACTGGGTGGTGCGCTTCAATGAACGCGGTCCCGCCGGCCTTATCAACGGCAAGGCCCCGGGCAAACCTTCTCTCCTGAACGATGAACAGCGAACGGCTTTGGCGCAAGCCATAGAGCGCGGACCGACCCCGTATCTGGATGGAGTCGTTCGCTGGCGTCTGTGTGATCTGGCGCAATGGATTTGGGAAGAGTTCCGCATCTCGGTGAGCGAGGAGACCCTGGGCCGCGAAGTGCGTGCCATGGGCTATCGCAAGCTCTCGGCTCGCCCAAGACATCATGCGCAGGATGCCGAGGCGGCCGAGGCATTTAAAAAAA ACTTCCCCGCCGCTGTGGCAGAAATCGCCGCAGGTCCCGCCAAGGGCAAAGTAATCGAAATCTGGTTCCAGGACGAAGCCCGGATAGGCCAGAAGAACAAGATCACGCGTCGTTGGGCCAAGCGGGGCTCAAGGCCGTCCGCGCCGCACGACCAGCGAACCCGATCGGCCTATATCTTCGGTGCCATCTGTCCCAAGCACGGCAAGGCCGCCGCTCTCGTCATGCCGTGGTGCGACACCCATGCCATGAACCAGCACCTGATCGAGATATCCCGCAACGTCGCCGTTCATGCACACGCCGTCCTCATCATGGATCAGGCCGGATGGCACATGTCCAACAATCTCGTCGTTCCAGAAAACATCACCATCCTGCCACTGCCGCCCAAATCGCCCGAGTTGAACCCGGTCGAAAACATCTGGCAGTTCATGAGGGACAACTGGCTCTCAAACCGAGTCTTCAAATCCTACGAGGATATCGTCGACCACTGCTGCTACGCTTGGAGAACCCTCCAGCAACGACCATGGAAGATCATGTCAATCGGCCGACGCAAATGGGCGCAAGGGTTCTAA
- a CDS encoding Z1 domain-containing protein, giving the protein MRRLVKLFAETHPRLAGKRVLIVDDEADFASIRFTKKKGSDEIEQGRIADRIDELRRELTNPAVLQVTATPYSLYLQPEEYEATPGQNFTFEPKRPAFTQLVPIHGGYVGGDQYFGEHDESNPEFYLWHPVTDDELTALKKEDRRRVRTDEALTSKRTESLRHALVTFVTAASIRRLQQKQAGIPQRRYSMIVHVETARASHTWQHTVAQEIIAGMSQAATAGDPIFGELVKRSIDDLERSVTAGGYALPDNDSTFALVREAFIKGGVVTERVNSDNDVQALLDENAELRLRTPFNVFIGGQILDRGITVPNLLGFFYGRSPKKMQQDTVLQHARMYGNRPKEDLAVSRFYTTAGNYNALKSVHEFDSALRHAFETGAHDRGVAFVMRDVTNRVIPCAPSKILVSDIVSLRPNGALLPIGFQTKAKTDLSKIMAKVDALVPPDAVDSKQPVRFKCETAVQILDLLEEAFRFEDGYSFDWEACRAAVEYFSKVASPAEERGECWIVAPKGRTIARRRAGGRYSDAPLSYQERTAFRSLGGGLPILALLGQEGREEDGWRDCPFWWPVLVAPAQASPSIFASSVRDNGGDDD; this is encoded by the coding sequence CATCGCCGACAGGATTGATGAACTGCGCCGAGAGTTGACAAACCCGGCAGTCTTGCAGGTGACTGCCACTCCCTACTCGCTCTACCTCCAACCCGAAGAGTACGAAGCCACCCCGGGTCAGAACTTCACATTCGAGCCCAAGCGGCCGGCCTTCACCCAACTCGTGCCGATCCACGGCGGGTATGTCGGCGGCGACCAATATTTCGGTGAGCACGACGAGAGCAACCCCGAATTCTACCTCTGGCATCCTGTAACCGACGATGAACTGACGGCACTCAAGAAGGAAGATCGACGTCGGGTCCGTACCGATGAAGCACTGACGTCGAAGCGAACCGAGTCCTTGCGACATGCGCTGGTGACGTTCGTGACTGCAGCCTCGATACGCCGGCTCCAGCAGAAGCAGGCGGGCATCCCTCAGCGTCGCTATTCGATGATTGTCCATGTCGAGACGGCCAGAGCGTCGCACACGTGGCAACACACGGTCGCACAGGAGATCATTGCCGGCATGTCGCAGGCTGCGACAGCGGGTGACCCGATCTTTGGCGAATTGGTGAAACGATCAATCGATGACCTGGAGCGGTCGGTAACGGCCGGTGGCTATGCGTTGCCCGATAACGACTCAACCTTCGCTCTGGTTCGGGAGGCTTTCATCAAGGGCGGCGTCGTAACTGAAAGGGTCAATTCGGACAACGATGTTCAGGCCCTGCTCGACGAGAACGCCGAGTTACGCCTGCGCACCCCCTTCAATGTGTTCATCGGCGGGCAGATTCTGGACCGGGGTATAACCGTGCCTAACCTGCTCGGGTTCTTCTATGGCCGCTCGCCCAAGAAAATGCAGCAGGACACAGTCCTTCAGCATGCGCGCATGTATGGCAACCGCCCCAAGGAAGATCTGGCTGTCAGCCGGTTCTACACCACGGCGGGAAATTACAATGCCTTGAAGTCGGTTCATGAATTCGATTCCGCCTTGCGTCATGCGTTTGAGACCGGGGCGCACGATCGGGGTGTGGCTTTCGTTATGCGCGACGTAACCAACCGGGTCATTCCTTGCGCGCCGAGCAAGATCCTTGTGTCGGACATCGTCTCGCTGCGTCCGAATGGTGCGCTGTTGCCTATTGGGTTCCAGACCAAGGCGAAGACCGATCTGTCGAAAATCATGGCGAAGGTCGATGCGTTGGTGCCCCCGGACGCTGTCGACTCGAAGCAGCCGGTGAGGTTCAAATGCGAAACGGCAGTGCAGATCCTTGATTTACTCGAAGAGGCATTTCGGTTCGAGGATGGCTATTCGTTCGACTGGGAAGCGTGCCGCGCTGCCGTCGAGTATTTCTCCAAGGTCGCGTCGCCGGCCGAGGAGCGCGGAGAGTGCTGGATCGTTGCGCCGAAAGGCAGGACGATTGCCCGGCGGCGCGCGGGCGGCCGTTACTCTGACGCCCCGTTGTCCTATCAGGAACGAACCGCGTTCCGTTCACTGGGCGGAGGGCTGCCGATTCTGGCGCTGCTTGGCCAGGAAGGACGGGAGGAAGACGGATGGCGTGATTGCCCATTCTGGTGGCCAGTGCTTGTCGCTCCGGCTCAGGCGTCGCCGAGCATCTTTGCCTCCAGCGTGCGTGACAATGGCGGCGACGATGACTGA